In a single window of the Candidatus Coatesbacteria bacterium genome:
- a CDS encoding DUF3892 domain-containing protein gives MLICQKHNRRISMPRKKKKWTVTGTEKDEKGNITHIYTKEVGRVTTDKAIGEIERGRIIHVDNGPAIHVVDDKYGKYLRTNRDDKSVKNLESI, from the coding sequence ATGCTGATTTGTCAGAAGCACAACAGGAGGATTAGCATGCCACGGAAAAAGAAGAAATGGACAGTAACGGGAACTGAAAAGGACGAAAAAGGAAATATTACTCATATATATACTAAAGAAGTCGGTCGAGTAACAACAGATAAAGCAATTGGTGAGATTGAACGAGGTCGTATAATACATGTTGATAATGGTCCAGCCATCCATGTTGTTGATGATAAATACGGTAAATACTTACGTACAAATCGAGATGATAAGTCAGTAAAGAACCTTGAAAGCATCTAA